A genomic window from Pseudomonadota bacterium includes:
- a CDS encoding phosphomannomutase codes for MIGALNSDGRLVAFKAYDVRGRLPDELNEGLAERIGRAYATVIQPGRVVVGYDVRLSGPALVEALIEGLTASGVDVQRIGMCGTEEVYFATAHLGADGGIMVTASHNPKDYNGMKMVRAGSRPISADTGLQQIEECVRRGHFAERGGRGRVEDVSVNQAYLEHLLGYVRRETLRPLKIVTNPGHGCAGPVLDALAAHLPFELVRLQHEPNGEFPAGVPNPLLEENRGVTADAVRANGADLGVAWDGDFDRCFLFDEHGGFIEGYYIVGLLAQMALREAPGGKIIFDPRLTWNTLDLVGAAGGSAILSRSGHAFIKEKMRAVDAVYGGEMSAHHYFRRFFYCDSGMIPWLLVAQAISEQGPLSQLVGERMRRFPASGEINRRLGAPEQALAAVVAHYQGQHQQGQGGIIERTDGISFEFPQWRFNLRTSNTEPLVRLNVESRGDAALMQEKTAEVLALLEPFALSAAASADGHG; via the coding sequence ATGATCGGCGCACTCAACAGCGATGGACGGCTGGTGGCCTTCAAGGCCTACGATGTCCGCGGGCGGCTGCCCGACGAGCTCAACGAGGGGCTGGCGGAGCGCATCGGCCGCGCCTACGCGACGGTGATTCAGCCGGGCCGCGTCGTGGTTGGCTACGACGTGCGGCTCTCTGGACCCGCGCTGGTCGAGGCGCTGATCGAGGGCCTGACCGCCAGCGGCGTCGACGTTCAGCGCATCGGGATGTGTGGCACCGAGGAGGTCTATTTCGCCACGGCGCACCTCGGCGCCGACGGCGGCATCATGGTGACGGCCAGTCACAACCCGAAGGACTACAACGGCATGAAGATGGTGCGCGCTGGCTCGCGCCCGATCAGCGCCGACACCGGGCTGCAGCAAATCGAGGAGTGCGTGCGCAGGGGTCACTTCGCCGAGCGCGGCGGGCGCGGACGCGTCGAGGACGTCTCGGTCAATCAGGCTTACCTCGAACACCTGCTGGGCTATGTCCGCCGCGAGACCCTGCGACCGCTGAAGATCGTCACCAATCCGGGGCACGGCTGCGCCGGACCCGTGCTCGATGCGCTGGCCGCACACCTGCCCTTCGAGCTCGTCCGCCTGCAACACGAGCCCAATGGCGAGTTTCCCGCGGGCGTGCCCAATCCGCTGCTCGAGGAGAATCGCGGCGTCACCGCCGACGCTGTGCGCGCGAATGGGGCGGACCTCGGCGTGGCCTGGGACGGTGACTTCGACCGCTGCTTCTTGTTCGACGAGCACGGGGGCTTCATCGAGGGCTACTACATCGTCGGCCTACTGGCCCAGATGGCGCTGCGCGAGGCGCCCGGCGGCAAGATCATCTTCGATCCGCGCCTGACCTGGAACACGCTCGATCTCGTCGGCGCCGCAGGGGGCAGCGCCATCCTTAGCCGCAGCGGCCACGCGTTCATCAAGGAGAAGATGCGCGCGGTCGACGCGGTCTATGGCGGCGAGATGTCGGCGCACCACTACTTCCGCCGGTTCTTCTACTGCGACAGCGGCATGATCCCCTGGCTGCTGGTGGCGCAGGCGATCAGCGAGCAGGGACCGCTCTCGCAGCTGGTCGGCGAGCGGATGCGCAGGTTCCCGGCAAGCGGTGAGATCAATCGCCGCCTCGGCGCGCCCGAGCAGGCGCTGGCGGCGGTCGTGGCCCACTATCAGGGACAGCACCAGCAGGGACAGGGCGGGATCATCGAGCGCACCGACGGCATCAGCTTCGAGTTCCCGCAGTGGCGCTTCAACCTGCGCACGTCGAACACCGAGCCGCTCGTGCGGCTCAACGTCGAGTCGCGCGGCGACGCCGCACTGATGCAAGAGAAGACCGCCGAGGTGCTAGCGTTGCTCGAGCCCTTCGCTCTCAGTGCTGCAGCGAGCGCGGACGGCCACGGATGA
- a CDS encoding thioredoxin domain-containing protein: protein MSARANTVPEPQRSGLALLVVALLLAAAALSAYLLRLHVAVAQAGPENVDSFCNLSETASCTTVAASPYASLLGVPMAAFGLEFYALTAIVVLLALGRGWPISRWATLAVWAMLLALPVSLTMAYLAFFRLRAVCVLCCALYAINVTVLLLLLLVHRGRLRALIWGGLSELGQWAARPRAMALVTALLAGVVSQLIWLPPLLGAPAVQRSADGQLAIPHSTAAGLVLGPADAPIRIVEFSDFECGVCKRAHAVLVELQRRYAGRLRFEHHDFPLDEACNRSIDQPFHSSACAAALQARCAAKEQKFGPFAALLYHQRDPFSAEDFARHAERLGLRADKLARCAQSPEMRSQLLKDIEEGIRRKLKGTPTFFLNGEEIIGLRDLAWWQQKIAGLIGPKAGSRASPPSPRP from the coding sequence ATGAGCGCACGGGCGAATACCGTGCCGGAACCTCAGCGCAGCGGACTCGCGCTGCTCGTCGTCGCGCTGCTCTTGGCCGCAGCGGCGCTCAGCGCCTACTTGCTCCGCTTGCACGTCGCGGTGGCGCAGGCCGGGCCAGAGAACGTCGACAGCTTCTGCAATCTCAGCGAGACGGCGAGCTGCACCACGGTCGCCGCGAGCCCCTACGCCAGCCTGCTGGGCGTGCCGATGGCCGCCTTCGGCCTGGAGTTCTACGCTCTGACCGCAATCGTCGTGCTGCTGGCCCTCGGGCGCGGCTGGCCGATTTCCCGCTGGGCCACGCTCGCCGTTTGGGCGATGCTGCTGGCCTTGCCCGTGAGCTTGACGATGGCCTATCTCGCGTTCTTTCGGTTGCGCGCCGTCTGCGTGCTCTGCTGCGCGCTCTACGCGATCAACGTGACCGTGCTGCTGCTGCTACTGCTGGTCCACCGCGGTCGGCTGCGCGCGCTGATCTGGGGTGGCCTGAGCGAGCTCGGCCAATGGGCAGCGCGGCCGCGCGCGATGGCCCTGGTCACCGCCCTGCTCGCGGGCGTCGTTTCGCAGCTGATCTGGTTGCCACCGCTGCTCGGCGCTCCGGCGGTGCAGCGCTCTGCCGACGGGCAGCTCGCGATCCCCCATTCGACGGCTGCAGGGCTGGTGCTCGGACCGGCCGACGCACCGATCCGCATCGTCGAGTTCTCCGACTTCGAGTGTGGCGTCTGCAAGCGCGCGCATGCGGTCCTGGTCGAGCTGCAGCGGCGTTACGCCGGACGCCTGCGCTTCGAGCATCACGACTTCCCGCTCGACGAGGCGTGCAATCGGAGCATCGACCAGCCCTTTCACTCGTCGGCCTGTGCCGCGGCGCTGCAGGCCCGCTGTGCCGCCAAGGAGCAGAAGTTCGGCCCCTTCGCGGCGCTGCTCTACCACCAGCGCGATCCCTTCAGCGCGGAGGACTTCGCCCGCCACGCCGAGCGGCTGGGTCTTCGCGCAGACAAGCTCGCGCGCTGTGCCCAGAGCCCGGAGATGCGCAGCCAGCTGCTGAAGGATATCGAGGAAGGGATCCGGCGCAAGCTCAAGGGCACGCCGACCTTCTTCCTCAACGGCGAGGAGATAATCGGGCTGCGCGACCTGGCGTGGTGGCAGCAGAAGATCGCCGGGTTGATCGGGCCCAAGGCGGGATCCCGCGCCTCGCCGCCATCCCCCCGCCCGTGA